One Nicotiana tomentosiformis chromosome 4, ASM39032v3, whole genome shotgun sequence genomic window carries:
- the LOC104098962 gene encoding ABC transporter G family member 25 isoform X2, which yields MPVSSKETTTLTEEDKTNKDSQFSPFLMSSSSYPITLKFMDVSYRIKLESKSSGGSNNLRKMFSSGPTSSSTDMENPTAMIHQERTILNGITGMVSPGEILAILGPSGSGKSTLLNGLAGRLQGHGYTGTILANNRKLSKPVLKRTGFVTQDDVLYPHLTVRETLIFCALLRLPNTLNRKDKIAVTDSVITELGLNKCEDTIIGNSFIRGVSGGERKRVSIAHEMLINPSLLILDEPTSGLDATAAYRLVSTLGSLAQKGKTIITSVHQPSSRVFQMFSSVLVLSEGRCLYFGKGNEAMNYFESVGFSPSFPMNPADFLLDLANGVCQFDGVSEKERPNVKQTLVSSYNNLLAPKVKAACLDTTSTVPKEITYNCSSYKRTCTSSLSNWFNQFSILLQRGLKERRHETFNYLRVFQVIAASLLAGSMWWHSDYRDIQDRLGLLFFISIFWGVFPSFNAVFAFPQERAIFVKERASGMYTLSSYFMARIVGDLPMDLILPTLFLAITYWMTGLKPQLLAFLLTLLVLLSYVIVSQGLGLALGALIMDAKQASTVVTVTMLAFVLTGGFYVHKVPACLAWIKYISTTFYCYRVLINVQYGEGKEISDMLGCSNQRIDRASCKFIEQDINGHIHPSASLGILLIMFVGYRLIAYLALRRIRA from the exons ATGCCTGTTTCAAGCAaaga aacaacaacaCTAACAGAAGAAGATAAAACAAACAAAGACTCTCAGTTTTCCCCTTTTCTCATGTCTTCCTCTTCTTATCCTATCACCCTTAAG TTCATGGACGTGAGTTATAGGATAAAACTTGAGAGCAAATCAAGTGGGGGAAGTAACAACTTAAGAAAGATGTTTTCAAGTGGCCCCACATCATCTTCAACCGATATGGAGAATCCAACAGCCATGATTCATCAAGAACGTACAATCTTGAATGGGATTACAGGAATGGTTTCACCGGGTGAAATCCTAGCCATTCTTGGACCATCAGGGAGCGGAAAATCAACGCTCCTAAATGGACTTGCAGGAAGACTCCAAGGACACGGCTACACCGGAACAATCCTCGCGAATAACCGGAAACTCAGCAAACCGGTCTTAAAACGAACCGGATTTGTCACACAAGACGACGTCCTTTACCCGCATTTGACGGTTCGAGAAACTCTAATTTTTTGCGCGCTGCTTCGGCTCCCTAACACGCTGAACCGGAAGGACAAAATCGCTGTGACCGACTCCGTCATCACCGAGTTAGGACTCAATAAATGTGAGGATACAATAATTGGGAACAGCTTCATACGTGGGGTCTCGGGTGGTGAAAGAAAACGAGTAAGCATAGCCCATGAAATGCTAATAAACCCGAGTTTACTCATACTGGATGAACCGACGTCCGGTTTAGACGCTACAGCGGCTTACCGGTTGGTTTCGACGCTAGGGTCCTTGGCGCAGAAGGGGAAGACCATAATTACGTCGGTTCACCAGCCGTCGAGCCGGGTTTTTCAAATGTTTAGCTCGGTTCTGGTTTTGTCGGAAGGGAGGTGTTTGTATTTTGGAAAAGGAAATGAAGCAATGAATTATTTCGAGTCGGTTGGATTTTCTCCATCTTTTCCCATGAATCCAGCGGATTTTCTCCTTGATCTCGCTAATG GGGTTTGCCAGTTTGATGGAGTAAGCGAGAAAGAAAGGCCTAATGTAAAACAAACCTTGGTATCCTCTTATAACAACTTGTTAGCTCCCAAGGTAAAAGCAGCTTGTTTGGATACAACAAGCACAGTTCCTAAAGAAATAACCTATAATTGTTCCAGTTACAAAAGGACTTGCACAAGTAGCTTGTCCAATTGGTTCAATCAATTCAGCATTCTCCTTCAAAGAGGGCTAAAAGAAAGAAGGCATGAAACCTTCAATTATTTGAGAGTTTTTCAAGTAATAGCAGCTTCTCTGTTAGCTGGTTCTATGTGGTGGCATTCTGACTACAGGGATATCCAGGACAGGCTTGGCCTCCTCTTCTTCATTTCCATTTTTTGGGGTGTTTTCCCATCGTTCAATGCTGTTTTCGCATTCCCTCAAGAACGTGCCATATTCGTGAAGGAAAGGGCTTCGGGTATGTACACACTCTCCTCCTATTTCATGGCACGAATCGTTGGAGATCTTCCCATGGACCTTATCTTGCCTACATTGTTCCTCGCCATAACGTATTGGATGACAGGTCTAAAGCCCCAACTCTTGGCATTCCTTTTGACACTACTCGTCCTGCTGAGCTATGTCATAGTTTCACAAGGCCTCGGCTTAGCCCTTGGCGCCTTGATCATGGATGCTAAACAAGCTTCAACTGTGGTCACTGTCACCATGCTAGCATTCGTTCTAACAGGAGGGTTCTACGTGCACAAAGTGCCAGCTTGCCTAGCTTGGATTAAGTACATCTCGACCACATTTTACTGTTATCGAGTACTTATTAATGTCCAGTATGGAGAAGGCAAGGAAATCTCAGACATGCTAGGCTGCTCAAATCAAAGAATTGATAGAGCTAGTTGCAAATTCATTGAACAAGATATCAATGGTCACATTCATCCATCCGCGAGCCTTGGCATCCTCTTGATAATGTTCGTGGGATATCGATTAATTGCTTACCTTGCATTGAGGAGAATTCGAGCCTAA
- the LOC138909891 gene encoding uncharacterized protein: MVAAWGESSDDDDGRALIAIEESDEETEVSVFHLKDKIKFLSKERLYELLLELIDESEDVNNEKEQLSKECVLLKAKCKNLELRAYEAESENIVLKNQVHALDTTVLEHKSEKKLGTVQVKGRSQIWYMDNGCSKYMTGSKNQFLSLEELKGGNVSFGNGKKGLILKFHRFLFKFPNWSEHYKLGFSRVSLQEIEVVRVVSGFSSTKELHQDMLDKLLF; encoded by the exons atggtcgctgcttggggagaaagctcagatgatgatgatggacGAGCACTTATAGCCATTgaagaatctgatgaagaaactgaggtaagtgtttttcatctcaaagacaagattaaatttttgtctaaagaaaggttatATGAGCTATTACTAGagctaattgatgaatctgaggatgtgaATAATGAAAAGGAACAATTGTCAAAAGAATGTGTACTTTTGAAAGCTAAGTGCAAAAACCTGGAACTTAGGGCTTATGAAGCTGAAagtgaaaatattgtgttgaagaaccaggttcatgcacttgacacAACTGTCCTAGAACATAAATCTGAAAAGaaattaggaacag TTCAAGTGAAGGGAAgaagccaaatatggtacatggataatgGTTGTTCTAAGtatatgacaggaagcaagaaccagttcctttcacttgaggaacttaaaggaggtaatgtctcctttggaaacgGAAAGAAAG gattaatcttgaagtTCCATAGATTTTTATTCAAATTCCCAAATTGGTcagaacactacaagttgggattttcaagagtctcactacaagag attgaagttgtaagagtagtgagtggttttagtagcactaaagagctccatcaagaTATGTTGGATAAACTCCTCTTTTAG
- the LOC104098962 gene encoding ABC transporter G family member 25 isoform X1 yields the protein MPVSSKETTTMKTTTTVTTTLTEEDKTNKDSQFSPFLMSSSSYPITLKFMDVSYRIKLESKSSGGSNNLRKMFSSGPTSSSTDMENPTAMIHQERTILNGITGMVSPGEILAILGPSGSGKSTLLNGLAGRLQGHGYTGTILANNRKLSKPVLKRTGFVTQDDVLYPHLTVRETLIFCALLRLPNTLNRKDKIAVTDSVITELGLNKCEDTIIGNSFIRGVSGGERKRVSIAHEMLINPSLLILDEPTSGLDATAAYRLVSTLGSLAQKGKTIITSVHQPSSRVFQMFSSVLVLSEGRCLYFGKGNEAMNYFESVGFSPSFPMNPADFLLDLANGVCQFDGVSEKERPNVKQTLVSSYNNLLAPKVKAACLDTTSTVPKEITYNCSSYKRTCTSSLSNWFNQFSILLQRGLKERRHETFNYLRVFQVIAASLLAGSMWWHSDYRDIQDRLGLLFFISIFWGVFPSFNAVFAFPQERAIFVKERASGMYTLSSYFMARIVGDLPMDLILPTLFLAITYWMTGLKPQLLAFLLTLLVLLSYVIVSQGLGLALGALIMDAKQASTVVTVTMLAFVLTGGFYVHKVPACLAWIKYISTTFYCYRVLINVQYGEGKEISDMLGCSNQRIDRASCKFIEQDINGHIHPSASLGILLIMFVGYRLIAYLALRRIRA from the exons ATGCCTGTTTCAAGCAaagaaacaacaacaatgaagactacaacaacagtaacaacaacaCTAACAGAAGAAGATAAAACAAACAAAGACTCTCAGTTTTCCCCTTTTCTCATGTCTTCCTCTTCTTATCCTATCACCCTTAAG TTCATGGACGTGAGTTATAGGATAAAACTTGAGAGCAAATCAAGTGGGGGAAGTAACAACTTAAGAAAGATGTTTTCAAGTGGCCCCACATCATCTTCAACCGATATGGAGAATCCAACAGCCATGATTCATCAAGAACGTACAATCTTGAATGGGATTACAGGAATGGTTTCACCGGGTGAAATCCTAGCCATTCTTGGACCATCAGGGAGCGGAAAATCAACGCTCCTAAATGGACTTGCAGGAAGACTCCAAGGACACGGCTACACCGGAACAATCCTCGCGAATAACCGGAAACTCAGCAAACCGGTCTTAAAACGAACCGGATTTGTCACACAAGACGACGTCCTTTACCCGCATTTGACGGTTCGAGAAACTCTAATTTTTTGCGCGCTGCTTCGGCTCCCTAACACGCTGAACCGGAAGGACAAAATCGCTGTGACCGACTCCGTCATCACCGAGTTAGGACTCAATAAATGTGAGGATACAATAATTGGGAACAGCTTCATACGTGGGGTCTCGGGTGGTGAAAGAAAACGAGTAAGCATAGCCCATGAAATGCTAATAAACCCGAGTTTACTCATACTGGATGAACCGACGTCCGGTTTAGACGCTACAGCGGCTTACCGGTTGGTTTCGACGCTAGGGTCCTTGGCGCAGAAGGGGAAGACCATAATTACGTCGGTTCACCAGCCGTCGAGCCGGGTTTTTCAAATGTTTAGCTCGGTTCTGGTTTTGTCGGAAGGGAGGTGTTTGTATTTTGGAAAAGGAAATGAAGCAATGAATTATTTCGAGTCGGTTGGATTTTCTCCATCTTTTCCCATGAATCCAGCGGATTTTCTCCTTGATCTCGCTAATG GGGTTTGCCAGTTTGATGGAGTAAGCGAGAAAGAAAGGCCTAATGTAAAACAAACCTTGGTATCCTCTTATAACAACTTGTTAGCTCCCAAGGTAAAAGCAGCTTGTTTGGATACAACAAGCACAGTTCCTAAAGAAATAACCTATAATTGTTCCAGTTACAAAAGGACTTGCACAAGTAGCTTGTCCAATTGGTTCAATCAATTCAGCATTCTCCTTCAAAGAGGGCTAAAAGAAAGAAGGCATGAAACCTTCAATTATTTGAGAGTTTTTCAAGTAATAGCAGCTTCTCTGTTAGCTGGTTCTATGTGGTGGCATTCTGACTACAGGGATATCCAGGACAGGCTTGGCCTCCTCTTCTTCATTTCCATTTTTTGGGGTGTTTTCCCATCGTTCAATGCTGTTTTCGCATTCCCTCAAGAACGTGCCATATTCGTGAAGGAAAGGGCTTCGGGTATGTACACACTCTCCTCCTATTTCATGGCACGAATCGTTGGAGATCTTCCCATGGACCTTATCTTGCCTACATTGTTCCTCGCCATAACGTATTGGATGACAGGTCTAAAGCCCCAACTCTTGGCATTCCTTTTGACACTACTCGTCCTGCTGAGCTATGTCATAGTTTCACAAGGCCTCGGCTTAGCCCTTGGCGCCTTGATCATGGATGCTAAACAAGCTTCAACTGTGGTCACTGTCACCATGCTAGCATTCGTTCTAACAGGAGGGTTCTACGTGCACAAAGTGCCAGCTTGCCTAGCTTGGATTAAGTACATCTCGACCACATTTTACTGTTATCGAGTACTTATTAATGTCCAGTATGGAGAAGGCAAGGAAATCTCAGACATGCTAGGCTGCTCAAATCAAAGAATTGATAGAGCTAGTTGCAAATTCATTGAACAAGATATCAATGGTCACATTCATCCATCCGCGAGCCTTGGCATCCTCTTGATAATGTTCGTGGGATATCGATTAATTGCTTACCTTGCATTGAGGAGAATTCGAGCCTAA